AGGTACCGGCAGCCAACCCGCTGAAGCCGTACCGACCGACGCCATCGGTCACCGTGATGGTTGGTTGCACACCGGATGTTGTCGGATCGCTATCAATAGGATTGCCACTGCCATCGAGTAGCTCAACCGTCACACCGGCAACCCCTGGTTCACCGGCATCCTGGATACCATTGCTATTCGTATCAAACCAGACCCGATCACCGAGTGCAGCGCCATTCACAAAACCAAAATCGAGGGTCTGGTTACCGTTGGTACCATCGCCATCATCGGTCGGCTCGCCGTTGATCGTGAGGGTAATCGGCTGTGAGCGAACGGTTGCACCAAACAGCGCACCATTGTCATCGTGATCGACATTGGTATCGGGATCAGGGGCCGGATCATTCCCACTGCTCGAACGCATGCCGAAGAGAGCGCCACCCGGTGCAAAGTTGTCATCGTCAATCACCACAATATAGTCGCCGGCCACCAGATTCGTGAACTGATAATAACCGGCTTCACCGCTAACTGTTGCCGTGGTTGAGCTACCGACATACTCACCGGCATCGGGCTGACCATTGCTGTTGACATCACGGAAGAGACTCAGACGAACCCCGTTGATGCCGGCTTCACCGTTCAAAGGCTCGTAGCGACCATCATTATCGCGGTCATGCCAGACCCGATTGCCCAACGCGAGCGTACCCGCCGGCACGAGCAAACCGGCATCGCGGCTACGGTCGAACTGATTGGTCACCAGGGTAAAGACATCTGTACGTCCAGTCGTCGGATTCGCATCAGAGTCGAGTTGATCATTACTGCCACTATCGGCAGTCGTAAAGTTCAGACCGGCAGGCAATACAAACTCAACGTAATAATTGCCGGCGCTTAAGCCACTGAAGAGATAGTAGCCGGGATTACCGAGCAGGTCGTCAGCCGTGACAGTTGTATCAACCAACGTACCACTCGCTGTGTAGAGCCGTACCGTAATCCCATTCACACCATCGCCAGACGGCTCGTCTTGCACACCGTTGCCGTTGCGATCAATCCAGACATAATTCCCGACTGCCGTGTCGTTGATCAAACCGACATCCCAGGTGTCATCATTTTCACCGGAGATAAGGGTTGTCACTGCGCTATAGCGCGTTGTCAGGTTAATATCTGAATCGCGGCTATCATCGCCACCCTGATCAGGAGTGGTCAAGCTGTATCCAGCCGGAGGAGTGACGCGAATATAGTAATCACCGGGTGGAATGTCTGTGGGATCAGAGAAGAGATAATAACCGGGGTTTCCATCATTATCCGGGCCAGAGATGGTAAAGCCTACCCAGCGATCACCAGTGCTCGGCCCGGCAACGCCGTCGGAATCCTGGTAGAAGTCAATCCGTGCCCCGTTGACCCCGACCTCGCCGGTGTCCTGCACACCATTCAGATTCGCGTCCAGCCAGACGTAGTTCCCATACGATGGCGGAATAACCGGCCCTCGCTCAATACCCACCCGTGGCGGTTCAGCCGCCAGCAACGGATTCCCATTGATGTCAAAAGCGCGATAGCCGAACGTATTCCAGGCAATCTCGCCCGGCGTACCGCCCAGCGGTGCGCGCATCGGCCAGGTGATGACAATTGAGTCTTGCGGATAGAGTACACGACTGCCGAAATCAATCCGCACCGACCGCACGGTCGTTATGTCCGATGGTAGCACAGTTGACCACTGAGGATCGACACACCCCGGTGCATCAATTGGATCACCATTCGCATCGGTGAGACCGAGATCGGGATTACGGCAGGGGTTGTTGGTCGTGCTGTAATAGACGGTTGCGCCGTCGGGCACCACAATCGGGCCGGCCAGATAGGGTTGCCACTGGCTATCACGCGGATCGTTGAAGCGGACGACACCGACATCACCGACCCACGGCAGAATATCGATGAGCACCAGATTGGTCAACGGCACTGAATTGGTATTGGTGATAATGAGTCGATAGTCAGCCATGCCACCGGGTGTGGTCAAACCGGTATCGGGATCGCGCGTCCACTCAGTATCGAGCTGACCGAGCACCCACTTCGCCGAACTGGCATTCGCAGCCGCCGCCAGGCTCAGGCTGGTAATTGATGATGAACAGAGCAGCTCGGTAATATTGCCATCGCCATCAAAATCGTTGCTATCGGGGTTTTGCTGACTGCACCGATCAATAAAGATTTCACCGGCAGGATTGGCAAAACTGGCCAGCGATGCCGTATTGTTGATGGTACCGGCCTGAGTTGCCGGATCGATCCGGGCCTCGAATCTTAACGTAAACGACGCATTCGGCGGCAGACTGTAGCTATCCCAGCGCCAGCGCAGCAAAGTACGACCGGTACCATTAAAATCCTCGATCACTTCGAGTACCGGATCGGGGGCACCCGCCGGACGAGAAACGACCGTTGCACTCCCCGGCACATAGATCAGAGCCGGCACCAGCAGATCGGCCAGCATCGGATTGATCAGAGCGGCAGCCGGACTACCAACTGCGGTATTCGCCAGCGTAATCGTATAGATGACGGTATCACCCGCATACGCCACCGCCGGACTCACCGACTTGGCGACTTCGGCGCGAGCACCCGGTTCGATGATGCGCGTGCGTGCCTCATCGGTACGAGTCGCTGTAAACCCATTGTAGGTAAAGGTACTGGTAGCCTGATTAACGACCACCCCGTTGATCGGACTGGCAGTGACCACAGCACTGAAGTTATGTCCAGTTGCACTAAAACCAAACGGCAATGGATCGAGGTAGCGCCAGCGGATCGCCGTAATCTGCTCACCTGCCCCCAGCGTCAGAGTCGTACAGCCACCACCGGTATTGGGCGCGATATTCACACAGCTTGTGGTCGTGAATGGGCTTCCGGGTACAGCAGTGAAGGTAGGATTGAGATTCGTAGTGTACTCCAGCTCAACCCGTACCCCGGCAATATTGCCACCGGCAGCGGTTATCCGGGTCACCTGCAACTCTGGTGGTACCGGATCGGTCACCACGACATCATTTAATGGCGTAGTACCCGTATTGATCGTGTTGAAGGTGTAGGTCACCGTATCGCCAACCAATGCCGTGGTAGGGCCATTCTTGGTGAAACCATAACCGGGCGTGGGCGGTTGGATTCGGCGCACATCGTCATCGGTAAGCGTGATCGTCACCGAACCGGCCTGGGCTGTCACATCCATCACGTTCCGCACTTCCGTGCCGACGGTGAAGGTAGCAGACGGAAAGATCACCGTCACCGTGCGCGTTGCACACAGGCTACCCGGCACTGTCAGACTGGTCGGCGGCCAGGTAACGGTGTTGGTGGCACCGTTGAAGGTACCACCATCGGAAGCACTGACAAACGTAACGCCGGTCGGCAGAGTATCGGTAATCTGGACATTAGTCAGGTTCAATGCACCAGAACCGTTATTGGGGATACATACCTGAAGTTGATAGGTTGTTGGCACATCAGGAGCACCACCGGAGACAAAGGTCTTGGTGGCGACCGCGTTCGGTTCAGCACGGGCGGTTATCGTCAGCGGGTTCGAGAGATCGGGTGGCGCGGTTGTCGAGCGCATCTCGGCCCGGAGCGTAGCCGTAGTACCATCGGGCGTGCTGCCGGCAGGGAAACGCACCCGTAATTCCAGCCGACCACTGTCACCGGCGGCTAATGGTGCATTGAACGTCCAGGTGACGGTACGGGTGGCAGGGTTGTACGACGGCGACGTTCCGGCACCCAGCGCCTGCACGTCACCGACACCACCGGCCAGGGTTGGCGGCAACACCACCGTCACCGTGGCATTCTCACAGGGTGTGTTCAGCACACTCGAACAGCTATAGTCAACATTGATGACCGACCAGTCACCGCTGTTAACAACGGGAAAATTGGTACTGAGCGTTACATCAGTCGTGGCATTAGCCAAAGCGACATCCGGGCGCAGCCCTGCCAACACCACGGTAAGGATCAGCAACAGGCTAAGCAGCGTGCGACGAGCGGCAACGATGTTCTGGCGCAACATAGGTTCAACCTCAAGTAATAATACGTGCATGACCCGGCAACACCGAAGTGCGACCGAAAAGCCGTAACGAAGTATATCGGCAGCACGAACCAGAGCATTACCATTTGATGTGGTCTGAAGCACAGCGTCTCTCTTTTGTGGGGAAAACGGTTTGTATCTGGTAGCCTGGATGGAGTATCACCACAGAGGCACGGAGGGCACAGAGGCAATTTATCTTCAGTCTTTGCCGTGCATCACTGCTGATGTCACCCACCAGTGTTCTTCAGCCTGGTGATGGAATAGCTCGCTCCAGGGGTAGACTCCCGCCCACGCTTGTCCATCGCCTGGGCCACGTCGGGGCAGGCTGGAAGCCAGCTCGACGATCCGCACCACCGATCAATCGCATTCAGTTGAGCTTGACAGACGTGCTCTGCACACCGTCATCCCCGTGACCAGCAGGAAAACCGCTACAACCCGCGTCTGATCAGCAGCGCGGCTGGCGCGGCAGCGTGGCTGCCGCAGTGTGCAGAGCGGAAACGCTGGTTCTGCCCATTCGTGCTCAAAACAATCACAGGGTTGATGCGTGCCGGAGGCGTGCGTTCCCAGGTATCTCGGGCGGTGCGCGCTGGAGGCGCGCGTTCCCAGGTATCTCGGTCGGTGTGCGCCGGAGGCGTGCGCTCCCAGGTATCTCAGTCGGTACGCGCCGGAGGCGCGCGCTCCCAGGTATCTCAGTCGGTGCGCGCCGGAGGCGTGCGCTCCCAGGTATCTCGGTCGGTGCGCACTGGAGATGCGCGTTCCCAGGTATCTCGGTCGGTGTGCGCCGGAGGCGTGCGCTCCCAGGTATCTCGGTCGGTGCGCGCTGGAGGTGCGCGTTTCCAGGGGAATTCAGTCGGTGTGCGCCGGAGGCGTGCGCTCCCAGGTATCTCGGTCGGTGCACGCCGGAGGCGCGCGTTCCCAGGTATCTCGGTCAGTACGCGCCGGAGGCGCGCGCTCCCAGGTATCTCAGTCGGTGCGCGCTGGAGGCGTGCGCTCCCAGGTATCTCAGTCGGTGCGCGCTGGAGGCGTGCGCTCCCAGGTATCTCAGTCGGTGCGCGCTGGAGGCGTGCGCTCCCAGGTATCTCAGTCGGTGCGCGCCGGAGGCGTGCGCTCCCAGGTATCTCGGTCGGTGCGCGCTGGAGGTGCGCGTTTCCAGGGGAATTCAGTCGGTGTGCGCCGGAGGCGTGCGCTCCCAGGTATCTCGGTCGGTGCACGCCGGAGGCGCGCGTTCCCAGGTATCTCGGTCGGTGCGCGCTGGAGGCGTGCGCTCCCAGGTATCTCGGTCAGTACGCGCCGGAGGCGTGCGCTCCCAGGTATCTCGGTCAGTACGCGCCGGAGGCGTGCGCTCCCAGGGGAACTCTACAGGTATTGTCACCCTGTGCAAAAATCAGGCGTTTCAGGTAGAGAATTCATAACCATGCCGGCCATCAATTACTTATTGCAATACTTCCATGTACTATGCAATTGACAATCATACATTGTCAATTGAAGTTTCAGTCATCTGACACCGCATCATAAAGAGAAAATCAATACAATCAACCCACTCTATACCATTATTTAAGACATATATGCAAATTTTTGAGGTTGACAAGCGATTGCACAAATTTTGCAAATATTGCATATGTCTGTTCTATATGCTATACTCACGCTGAACGAAACATCCCGAACGCCTCAAAATATCCAGGAAGGGTCGCCGAGTCTGCCAGAAGCAATGGGTAAGACGCCCTGAAAAAATGTAGTGCAAACTCTGTGCTACACGTTGGTTCGCCTTTGACAAAGAACTAGAAAGGTGTGCGCAATGGGTCTGCTCCGTTTCGCCGTCAAGACCTTTCGCCTCTCGCTGATGCGGGTAGGCGCCGGATGGATGTTTGCCCTGCTCACGTTCAACTTCAACCGGGTGTCAATTTCAGACCTCGGCGCAATGGCAGTGATTGTTACCACCCTGATTGGTCTGCACCACTTCATCTCGTTCTTTCAGGTGTACTGGGGGCGATTCACCGACCGTTATCCGATCTTCGGTTTACGCCGCACACCTTACGTTATTCTGTCGAACGTAGGCGCTGCCCTTATCTTCCTCGCCTTGCCAAGTATTGCGGTTGGCCTGGGTGAGCGTTCCATTATTGCAACTATTGAAGCCTTCGCCCTCATCTTTTTGTTCGGTGTGCTGATGGCAATGAACGGTAGCTCGTCGAATGCGCTCATTGCCGAGGTCACCACACCGAAAGAGCGCGGGGCCGTCGTCGCCTTTATCTGGGCCACGGTGATTATCAGCGGTATCGTCTCGGCTGGTATCTCGCGCGTGATTATGCCGGTCTACTCACCGGAGGCTATGCAGCAGCTTTATAACCTGACCCCAATTATCGTGACGGTCACCGTGTTGCTGGGTGTGATCGGGCTGGAGAAGCCGATCTCGAAGGAAGAGCATCGCAAGCTGCTGGAGCAGGCTCCTGAGAAGGGCGAAGCCGGGCCGCTGGAGACGTGGCGAGTTGCGACCGGTCTGATGAAGCGGAATCCCCAGGTGCGTGGCTTTTTCGCCTTCGTACTGCTGGCAATTCTCGGTATCTTCCTGCAAGATGCAATCCTCGAACCGTTCGGGGCTGAGGTGTTCGGCATGCCGCAAAAAGACACGGCTGCATTCCAGCAGGCCTGGGGTGCCGGTGCATTGCTCGGTATGCTCGGCATTGGTATTCTCTCCAGCATCTTCCCCATCCAGAAGAAGACTATCGCTACTCTCGGTGGCCTGGGGGTAGCCGGTGGGCTGGCAATGTTGATGATTTCGGCTCTTACCCTGCACCGCGAGATTATCAGCCCGGCACTGCTCATTATGGGGTTGGGCATCGGTCTCTTCAACGTCGGCGCACTAGCGATGATGATGGAGATGACCGTCGAAGGGCAGACCGGTCTGTATATGGGGATGTGGGGTATGGCACAAGGCCTCGGCAATGGGTTTGCCAATGTGATCAGTGGTCTTGGCCATACGGTGATGATCGAAGGTGGTCTGGTCACGCCATCGGTTGGTTATGGACTGGTGTTCGGGTTGGAAGCTCTGCTGATGGTGCTGGCTATCGGCATTTTGCGCGGTATTTCGGTGCAGGAATTCAAGGGCCTGACCCGGCAGGAGATTACAACTGCGCTGGCAATGGATGCGGCATCATAGCTTGCAGCGCCTGGAGAGAAGAGACCCGGCATGCCGTTACCGATCACATTTGATCAAATTGCCGATGTGTACGATGCGCAACGTGCGCATCCCGCCGAGGTATCGACCGCGATTGGGCAGGCCATCGTCGATCAGGCCGGCAGTGGGGCACGAGTGCTTGAAATCGGGATCGGGAGTGGGCGTATTGCCCTGCCGGTCGCCGCTGCCGGTGCCACTGTCATCGGGATTGACATCTCGGCAGGTATGTTGCACGTTGCCCACCGACGGGCCGAAGAGACCGGCACACCACTTCATCTCGTGCAGGCCGATGCGCAATACCTTCCCTTTGCCACGGCAACCTTTGATGCGGTGCTGGCTGTACACGTGCTTCATCTGCTCCCGAACTGGCGCGCCGGACTGGCTGAGATGGTGCGCGTGACTCGCCCAGGCGGTGTGATCATTCAGGGTGTTGACTGGCGTGATCCGGCATCATGCGTTGGCTTGCTGCGCGGGCAATTACGGCAGACGGTGATGGATTTGCTTCCTGGTGCTCGCCCACCGGGCGCAGGTGCAGCAGTAAGCCAGCACCTGGCGAAGCTGGGAGCACCGGTGGTGGAAGAAGGGATTGTTGCGGCGCGCTGGCACCGCACGCTGAGTCCGGCAGAGGTGATTGCCGGTATGGCCGCACGCAGCGATGCAGAAACATGGGCATTAAGTGATGAGGTGTTGCAGACAGCCATTGAGCGTGTGCAAGGTTGGGCTGCGCAGCAATGGCCTGATCTCAACGAGAGGCAAGAAGTCGAACATCGATTTCTGCTCACCGTGAGTCGCGTCAGCACAGCACCGGCAAACGATCAACGTGGAGGAAGATGATGTATACACCCGAACAACTGGAACGCCGCAACCGATCACCCTGGACAAAAGCCCAGTTCATCCTGGCCCCAATCCAGTTCATCGTGTTCATCATCAGCTTTGCCCTGGTTATCCGCTATCTGGCAACTGGTGAAGGGTATTGGGTTGCGACAGTGAGCGTGTGGATCAAGATTGCGCTGATCTGGGCCTTGACCATCACCGGTATGCTGTGGGAACACGACATCTACGGTAAGTATTTCATGGCCCGTGAGTTCTTCTGGGAAGATTTGGGTAATCTGATTGCTATTCTGACCCACAATGCCTATTTCGTTGCCGTGTGGCTGCACCTCGATAGCCGCACGATCATGTGGGTGATGGTCTTCGCCTACGTCACATACCTCTTCAACGCCGGTCAATTTCTCTGGCGTGGCATCCGTTCGGCAAAGGAACGGCGTTTATTACAGGCGCAATTGCAGGCTCAATCAGCAGGTATGGCCAAACCATCATAACACCAACCGGTTCTCTGGGTGAAGATTACGCTGCGGCGTACTAGAAAGCGGATCGACTGTATGCCGATCAAGTCACGAGCAGTAGTTATTCCAAAGCGAAACACGATTGAGATTCGCACGGTGCAGGTTAATGAACCAAAAGCCGGTGATGTGCTGATCAAGACTGCCTTTACGTCGATTAGCGCCGGTACCGAACGGATGTTGCTTGATGGCCGGCTGCCCCAACCACAACTGCTCTTCCCGGTTGTGCCCGGCTACGAGACGGTTGGGCAGGTGGTGCAGGTTGGTAGTAAAGCACCGAAAGAATTGCTCGGTCAATGGGTGTATATCGGCGGTGCCCGCTGCTTCCGCGGCGTCAATGCGGCCTGGGGTGGACAGAGTGAGTACATTACCGCCGAACACGAACGAGTTGTGCCGCTTGGTTCGCTCGACCCGGCCACCGGGGTGTTGCTGGCTCTGGCCGCCACAGCACTGCACGGTATCAAAATCGGCCAGATTCGCCGCAGTGATCGGGTGCTGGTTTTGGGGCAGGGCATTGTCGGTCAACTGGCAGCCCGCCTGGCAAAATATGCCGGTGCTCAGCACGTGGCCGTCGCCGACCGGGTGGCAGTACGCTTGCAAGCCAGTCAGGCCGACCAGGTTATCGATGTTACCCGTGAGTCGCTTGACGAAGCTATCGGCGAAGCCAAGGTTGATGTGCTGATCGAGGCCACCGGCTCGATGGGTGCCTTGTCGGGAGCATTACCGCTCCTGGCTAACCACGGGCGAGTCGTGTTATTGGGCTACTACGACCACATCAACATTCCCTACGCACCGGTATTTATGCGTGAGGCGCAGATTCTGGTTGCGCGCG
This genomic window from Chloroflexus aurantiacus J-10-fl contains:
- a CDS encoding BCD family MFS transporter yields the protein MGLLRFAVKTFRLSLMRVGAGWMFALLTFNFNRVSISDLGAMAVIVTTLIGLHHFISFFQVYWGRFTDRYPIFGLRRTPYVILSNVGAALIFLALPSIAVGLGERSIIATIEAFALIFLFGVLMAMNGSSSNALIAEVTTPKERGAVVAFIWATVIISGIVSAGISRVIMPVYSPEAMQQLYNLTPIIVTVTVLLGVIGLEKPISKEEHRKLLEQAPEKGEAGPLETWRVATGLMKRNPQVRGFFAFVLLAILGIFLQDAILEPFGAEVFGMPQKDTAAFQQAWGAGALLGMLGIGILSSIFPIQKKTIATLGGLGVAGGLAMLMISALTLHREIISPALLIMGLGIGLFNVGALAMMMEMTVEGQTGLYMGMWGMAQGLGNGFANVISGLGHTVMIEGGLVTPSVGYGLVFGLEALLMVLAIGILRGISVQEFKGLTRQEITTALAMDAAS
- a CDS encoding class I SAM-dependent methyltransferase, which translates into the protein MPLPITFDQIADVYDAQRAHPAEVSTAIGQAIVDQAGSGARVLEIGIGSGRIALPVAAAGATVIGIDISAGMLHVAHRRAEETGTPLHLVQADAQYLPFATATFDAVLAVHVLHLLPNWRAGLAEMVRVTRPGGVIIQGVDWRDPASCVGLLRGQLRQTVMDLLPGARPPGAGAAVSQHLAKLGAPVVEEGIVAARWHRTLSPAEVIAGMAARSDAETWALSDEVLQTAIERVQGWAAQQWPDLNERQEVEHRFLLTVSRVSTAPANDQRGGR
- the bchF gene encoding 2-vinyl bacteriochlorophyllide hydratase, whose protein sequence is MMYTPEQLERRNRSPWTKAQFILAPIQFIVFIISFALVIRYLATGEGYWVATVSVWIKIALIWALTITGMLWEHDIYGKYFMAREFFWEDLGNLIAILTHNAYFVAVWLHLDSRTIMWVMVFAYVTYLFNAGQFLWRGIRSAKERRLLQAQLQAQSAGMAKPS
- a CDS encoding zinc-binding dehydrogenase, yielding MPIKSRAVVIPKRNTIEIRTVQVNEPKAGDVLIKTAFTSISAGTERMLLDGRLPQPQLLFPVVPGYETVGQVVQVGSKAPKELLGQWVYIGGARCFRGVNAAWGGQSEYITAEHERVVPLGSLDPATGVLLALAATALHGIKIGQIRRSDRVLVLGQGIVGQLAARLAKYAGAQHVAVADRVAVRLQASQADQVIDVTRESLDEAIGEAKVDVLIEATGSMGALSGALPLLANHGRVVLLGYYDHINIPYAPVFMREAQILVAREWEFGPDGDLPRVRDLLANGDLKVDGLLTHHVPLDRIQAAYRLALEDPACLKVVVTWPQNGTDAA